In the genome of Cryptomeria japonica chromosome 8, Sugi_1.0, whole genome shotgun sequence, one region contains:
- the LOC131857866 gene encoding receptor-like protein EIX2 — MEAMFSCGRVAFAIITILCCFTSPAIACPFPERNLLLDFKAAVVDEYNTLTSWHGFNCCTWRGVSCNLRTGHVSRLDLSGFNLEGNISSSLFQLARLEHLDLSHNLFKGKFSPPHNRKLKSLTFLDLSFAGYENYSSLDSVWEFYVSLESLSNRASLEYLSLAEVNISASKEWGEAVGSLSNLQQLSMSDCGLGGQIPNSLLNLTSLLHLDLSDNYLSAHIPAWFENVTGRLLSLDLSWNENLGGDISFIGQRKSSLSLTSIGLSMTAIKGRIPSAIWNISCLEHLRLSYTRIEGEIPASIGNLLSLQSLDLSDTRIEGEIPASIGNLLSLQSLDLSDTRIEGGIPSAIGNVSSLKSLYLCDISIEGEFPVSILNLSKLVELDLSYNMITGVIPASLDSLSSLVSLDLNANELNGKIPSTISNLVNLRSLLLHSNSLSGLISLSVFDNLTSLDRLYLSYNQLTVNIDSTWIPEFTLSGLALGSCNLDRIPSFLVTQYDLEYLDLSANSIQTNIPSWIWNLPSLYDLNLSCNQLTGSLPSRQTLPMYIDSLDLHNNSLEGSLHLPLAGAYLLDLSMNQFNGSIPSHIGAYLENARFLSLSRNNLSGAIPDSICTPYLQVLDLSKNTLSSVIPPHLTRNCSSLSVLDLAENHLEGKLPAEWGNITNMHTLKLNGNHLRGVIPSSISEGRSLQVLDLGNNDLEGTLPQWIGKLSQLHVLVLRSNHFHGSIPRQVIGLPNLQILDLSGNHLSGAIPSNLTNLLAMVNASQNNSNHLEEYSSGGAKYTNQIKISWKGWDVEFVKVLFILKCIDLSNNSLSGSIPFKTGSLQGLIALNLSRNHLSGRIPKTLGHMEQLESLDLSLNRLNGNIPLELEFLSYLEFLNLSYNMLDGKVPHGGQFLTFGESSYLGNLNLSGIPFTNISVCNNSSGYGNCTSIERIGEAKNSDGEMIGWAVGLGLSYGLGFSVVIGVLTLNKRVRKRAFDFYDVVILAIDGCIRG; from the coding sequence ATGGAAGCTATGTTTTCATGTGGCAGAGTTGcatttgcaattataacaatattatGCTGCTTCACTTCCCCTGCAATTGCATGCCCCTTCCCTGAAAGAAATCTTCTCCTGGATTTCAAGGCAGCCGTTGTAGATGAGTATAACACTCTAACTTCCTGGCACGGATTCAATTGCTGCACGTGGAGAGGAGTCAGTTGTAATCTCCGCACAGGCCATGTTTCTCGACTGGATCTGAGTGGATTCAATTTGGAAGGTAACATCAGTTCATCGCTGTTCCAACTTGCACGGTTGGAGCACCTCGATCTCAGTCACAACCTCTTCAAGGGTAAATTCAGTCCTCCCCATAATCGAAAGTTGAAGAGTCTCACTTTTCTTGACTTGTCATTTGCTGGTTATGAAAATTATTCCTCTCTGGATTCTGTATGGGAATTTTATGTGAGTTTGGAAAGCTTATCAAATCGGGCGAGCTTGGAATACCTCTCTCTTGCTGAAGTGAACATCTCTGCAAGCAAAGAGTGGGGTGAAGCTGTTGGCAGTCTATCCAACCTCCAACAACTGAGCATGTCTGACTGTGGGCTTGGAGGACAAATTCCCAATTCCCTTCTCAACCTCACCTCTCTGCTTCATCTGGATCTATCAGACAACTATTTGTCAGCACATATACCAGCTTGGTTTGAAAATGTGACTGGGCGCTTGCTCTCTCTTGATCTCTCTTGGAATGAGAATCTTGGAGGAGACATTTCTTTCATTGGACAACGAAAGTCTTCTTTGTCACTAACCAGCATTGGTCTTTCAATGACAGCCATCAAGGGCCGAATTCCATCTGCTATATGGAATATCTCATGCTTGGAGCATCTTCGTCTTTCATATACCAgaattgaaggtgagattccagCTTCTATAGGGAATTTGTTGTCcttgcaaagtcttgatctatcAGATACCAggattgaaggtgagattccagCTTCTATAGGGAATTTGTTGTCcttgcaaagtcttgatctatcAGATACCAGAATTGAAGGTGGGATTCCATCTGCTATAGGGAATGTGTCGTCCTTGAAGAGTCTTTATCTGTGTGATATCTCTATTGAAGGTGAGTTTCCTGTCTCCATACTCAATCTCTCTAAACTTGTTGAATTGGACCTGTCCTACAACATGATAACTGGGGTAATCCCAGCTTCATTGGACTCACTTTCTTCCCTTGTTAGTCTTGACCTTAATGCGAACGAATTGAATGGTAAGATTCCATCTACAATTTCAAATCTTGTTAACTTAAGAAGCCTTTTGCTCCACTCCAATAGTTTAAGCGGCCTCATTTCCCTTTCCGTATTCGATAATCTCACTAGTCTTGATAGGCTGTATCTTTCTTACAATCAGTTAACTGTAAACATTGATTCAACATGGATTCCGGAGTTTACGCTTTCCGGTTTGGCATTAGGTTCTTGCAATTTAGATAGAATTCCATCGTTTCTTGTGACCCAATACGACTTGGAATATCTAGACCTATCTGCTAACAGTATCCAAACAAATATTCCATCTTGGATATGGAACTTACCCAGCCTTTATGATTTGAACCTTAGCTGTAATCAATTAACTGGGTCATTGCCATCTAGACAAACCTTACCTATGTATATTGACTCTCTAGATTTGCACAATAATAGCCTAGAAGGTTCTCTTCATCTTCCTCTCGCTGGAGCTTATCTGCTAGATCTGTCGATGAATCAGTTTAATGGTTCTATTCCTAGTCACATCGGTGCGTATCTTGAAAATGCAAGGTTCTTATCCTTGTCGCGGAATAACCTCAGCGGAGCGATTCCAGATTCTATTTGCACTCCATATTTGCAGGTTCTTGACCTTTCAAAAAATACGCTGAGCAGTGTCATTCCTCCTCATTTAACCAGGAATTGTTCTTCTCTTAGTGTTCTAGATTTGGCAGAAAATCATCTGGAAGGTAAATTGCCAGCAGAGTGGGGCAACATTACAAACATGCATACATTGAAGCTCAATGGTAATCATTTGAGAGGAGTTATTCCCTCATCCATTTCAGAAGGCCGATCTCTGCAAGTATTGGATTTGGGAAATAATGATTTGGAAGGCACCCTTCCCCAGTGGATTGGAAAGCTATCACAGCTGCATGTGTTGGTCTTAAGGTCTAATCATTTTCATGGCAGTATCCCACGCCAGGTAATTGGCCTTCCGAATCTTCAAATTCTGGATCTTTCTGGCAACCACCTTTCAGGAGCTATTCCAAGCAACCTTACAAACCTGCTTGCAATGGTCAATGCATCGCAGAATAATTCAAACCATCTCGAAGAATACAgttcaggtggtgctaaatataCAAATCAGATCAAAATTTCCTGGAAAGGCTGGGATGTTGAATTTGTGAAAgttctctttattcttaaatgtatTGATCTTTCAAACAACAGTTTATCAGGGAGCATTCCTTTTAAAACGGGATCTCTTCAAGGCTTGATAGCCCTTAACCTGTCAAGGAATCATCTGAGTGGCCGAATCCCAAAAACATTGGGACACATGGAACAACTAGAGTCTCTGGACCTCTCGCTAAACAGGTTGAATGGCAACATTCCCTTAGAACTTGAGTTCCTGAGTTATTTGGAGTTCTTGAATCTATCTTACAACATGCTTGATGGAAAGGTACCCCATGGAGGACAGTTCCTAACTTTTGGGGAGTCGTCCTACTTAGGCAATCTTAACCTAAGTGGGATTCCATTTACCAATATAAGCGTCTGCAACAACTCTTCTGGCTATGGCAACTGCACAAGTATTGAGAGAATTGGTGAAGCAAAGAATTCAGATGGTGAAATGATAGGATGGGCAGTCGGACTTGGATTGAGTTATGGTTTGGGATTCTCTGTTGTGATTGGAGTATTGACTTTAAATAAGAGGGTGAGAAAGAGAGCCTTCGATTTTTATGATGTTGTAATTTTAGCTATTGATGGGTGTATAAGAGGTTAA